The DNA sequence ACAGACTATTTTTTGTCatcaatgacaacaacaacaacaacaaaaatcacaatTATAttcatttcaatcccactttgtaacaacaaaatgaaaaaacccaaggggggtgaatactttgatACCCACTGTACATAGATACACTCATACAGACATGATATAACCCGTTGTGCTGTGGCTGACGTGTAGTATACCTGTCCTGTCTCGGCCTCCAGACTCTCATACAGCTTGATGCTGTGGTAATGGACCTTCTTCAGGTTGATACCAGGGTGGTAGTACGTGGTCAAACCAGCCTGGAACAGACAATAAACATGGACACTTAGAAGAGGAGACATGGTCATGTAAATGGAAACACTGACAACACTTGATCTACTGTACTGACCCTGCAAGTTTGCAAAGCAATGATTTGAAAATGCATCTTAtaaaataatagtaataatacacATTTCAACAACATCATGTTATCTCCATTGACTAACTACACAACCAGGGCATGCAGTTCACATGTTCCTagcacagatacatagaatgagAAGTTTGATAAGTCTACTAGGAAAGTTGGCCCCTTGACATTAAGAGCAGCATATTTACTATGTAGAGTAACCTATATGGGATAGGGTTGGTTGGAAGGGGGTTATAGAGAGGCAGAATTAGGTCATTAGATCCTTGGCAGAACCACATAGGCCTGGTTCTTTGACAGCAGCTGTCTTTGACAGCTAACATAACTTAGATCTTCTTACATGCTTCCATCTACTTCTTGGGAATCTCCCTCTGCCGAGTGGACTATCTGATATCTCGCCGTAGTATCTTTGGTCAGGTTTTTCCCGTtaactgtaagtcgttctggataagatgACTAAATGACAAAATGTAAATATCTTGAGTGTGGTCTCAATGTATTATTTCCGTGTTGAATATCTCTGAGCTCCTTTATCTTTTTTCTCTGACCGTTCCTTCTAATAGTGGGTGTGTGTAACAACTCCTTAACTTATTCAAATGTTGGGGAACATGAAAACTCCCATGAACGTCTCAGGTCGAAACAGGTGTCAGACCATCAATAAATGGGCGAGTTCATTTGCATGCCCCGGGTGGGTGGAGATTTCACTTAAGGGGTACAGGGCCTTGCAAAACAAACTCCCCCAATACGTTTGTGTGCCCCCCTGACTGACAAACAAAACAAGACTCTATCCATGAACCCCTGAAGCCATCTGTTGCTCCCAGACAGTTCGGTCTTCCCTCCTACGGTTAAGATAAGGTTTTGGGGACaggaaagctgatcctagatctgttttAGTTTGTTGTTCTTGTTGACCTACAGCGTGCCAGGTTGATCCAGCGGTCAGTTCAGACTTCTCCAGCAGGACCACATCCTTCTGTCCAGCCTTGGCCAGGTGATAGGCCAGACTGACTCCAACACAGCCCCCTCCGATGATCACCGTCTCAGCCGTGTCCTTCCACCTCTTCCCCAGGACCATAGTGCTGTCcctgagagggggaagagggggtaAAGAGGGGTGAGATGAGAGAAGACAGTGAGaccaaatgtaaaatatatatatatatatatatatatatatatatatatatatatatatatatatatatatattcattgatTTGAATGCATTTGAATCTATTTCAATACAGGTAAAGATGTGTAGAGTAGTTATGTGACTTCTATGAAGCAGAAGAGATTATTGTGAAGAAAATCCACCCTGACCAGTTCTGACCTGACATACACCCCTGGAAGGAAATGCAACATGTTGCCATGAGATCACTCAGATAGCCTGGCACATTAACGTCAGTTGGAGATATAGGCTATATTGTTTGTCACATTATAAACACAGAGAACATTAGCGCGTCAGAAGAATCTCATGGTCTGTTCAGCAGGGAAGTCATGTGCATTATGCAAACTGAATTAAAACGGTTGGGTTGTGGACAGACCCATAATAACATTACGCTATCAAAGAGCCCCGTATAGCCTACCGGACACCTCTGTGGTCTCCTCCAACTGTCCCAAACGCGAAATCTGTAACCTTACTGTCGGATACAAGAAAGCTGAAAGGGTAACATGAGTTGTTTACTACAAGGCAAAAAGTGCACGAGGGGGCTTACCCATTTCCCACATGTCTCTGCGAAGTGTAGCTTATTGTACGCAGTGGAAGACACACAATAGCGCGATATGCGGCTAAATCTCTCCGGAGGTGAGTATTAATTGCGTTAAAAAACCTAGACATGGTTTAACTAATTAAAATATCTATGAAAACACCTCAAAGCATACCAGAACCACCTCTGCCTAATCCCCCACCGCAATTTACTGCATGCCTTCTATACCAAAGCACAATTTTGTTAACTGAACACGCCCTCGTCCGAGCAGAGCGCCAGTCAATTTCGGCACAGTGAAACTtggtgcgttcaaaacaactgggaactcaggtaaaaacgagctcagactgggaaaaatcgtgacatcagtgatcttcaggtcggagaagTTGGAGCTCTAGGATCTGGCCTTAATGACTATCTTGGTTGAAAATCGATCTGGCCTTAATCGCCATGCACTagtataatctccacccggcactcCACGGGACTGGCCActtctcagagcctggttcctgcCTCTTCCCAGgtccctgcctttctagggagtttttcctagccactgcttctacatctgcatcgcttgctctttggggttttaggttgggtaaaaatggctttataaaatacatttattgattgattgtttgatgGATAGCATGATGCTCGAGTTTCCAACTTGTAATTCCGATTTGGATGGCCGTTTAAAACGATTTTTCCTATTCGGAGTTCGTTTCTTTTCGAGTTccgagttgttttgaacgcaccaACTGTGTCCAGACCCTCCCAGTCTAAAAATCGCTGAAAGGTTAACTCTTTAGATACCATAGGTCAGGCTGTGGCTCAAATATAGGTCACTGGTCTAGGGAATAGAAGGGCCCCAGCGTATAACACAAAAGGtaatatacaaataaataaaaaatacacacaaaatgGATAAGCACTGTTGATATTGATGATATTTAGTCCAATAGACCCTTTACAAAATCTTGTTTTGTGACAAGATCTATCTATGTCATTGTCATCTAATGGCAGTGTAGACAGACAATGCTTGCATAATTTGAGTCGACATCAACTGCCCATAGAGCATTGGCCAGGCACAATCTCACCTAgcctatgtaaccgatgtgaaatggctagctagttagcggtggtgcgcgctaatagagtttcaattggtgacgtcactcgctctgagaccttgaagtagttgttccccttgctctgcaagggccgctgcttttgtggagcgatgggtaacgatgcttcgagggtggctgttgtcgatgtgtgcagagggtccctggttcgatcccaggttgggacgaggagagggacggaagctatactgttacattgatgctgttgacccggaatCTATTGTATTGGATGCCTTTAACTAATGTCAGGGTTGTATCTGCAACTGCATGTTGAAGATATAAATAGAaccactacactcttagaaaaaagggttgcaAAGGGGtatttcggctgtccccatagaataaccctttttggttccaggtagaaccctttttggttccctacatggaacccaaattggttctacctgaaacccaAAGGGTTCTACTTAGTACTTACAcagagttctcctatggggacagctggagatccatTTTAGGTTTTAGATAGCAGCTTTTTTTTTAAGATAGTAGAACACAATCTCATATTCTATTCCAATCTACTGTTACTGACAGTCCTATTTTATCTACACAATACATGTCTATCTGATCATTCTTTAAATGTCCATTCTCCTGAATGTCCATTGTCTCAGGTGTACATAATCACGTCAAACAAAAATCTATTATATTTTGTACAAATAAGTATAAATATATTGTGATGCTCAACTACTGTATGACTCTTTCAGCATGCCACTGAAAAGGTTAAAAGCTACAATACATTTTATGATACCTGAAACATTGGATACTTAACAAAAACAGGTAACACTTTTTAGAGGTATTTATAAACTATTTCTACAGCATTTACAAACAGTATGCtcaccatttattaatcattactcccacattttgtaaatgttagtaCGGTAGTTATTCACacatgtatatacactgagtgtacttcCTAATATTAatgctttgggtggtggaccattcttgatacacacaggaaatgtATGGccttgaaaaacccagcaccgttgcagttctttacacgaaccgatgcgcctggcacctactcccataccccgttcaaaggtgtcacgacttccgccaaagtcggttcctctccttgttcgggcggcgctcgacggtcgacgtcgccggtcttctagccatcgccgatccactttttattttccattggttttgtctttgtttcccacacacctggtttcccctatgtctttgtgtgtgattgttattGGTTAAGGTCTGTACGTTTCCGGCAGTTTTTTtccgggtgctgttttcacccgtgttTTGTGGCAACCGTTATAGTTCGCACATTGGTATTGTTACTTTGTGCTATTTTCTTaagtaaagtgcgttgttcactcatctctgctctcctgcgcctgacttcatgcaccagctacacccaccgcctgACAAAAGGCACtaaaatcttttgtctttcccattcaccctctgaatgtcacacatacacaatccatgtctcaattgtctcaaggcttaaaaatccttctttaacctgtctcctacccttAATTTACACTGattgcgctacagagggtggcgtggacagcccagtacatcactggggctgagccccctgccacccaggacctctatatcaggcggtgtcagaggaaggcccaaaacatgTCCAAAGATCCTGGCCACTCAAGCCAtggactgttcactctgctaccctCTGCAAACGGTCGGACCAACAGACTCCGAGACAGTGTTTAGGCCCAGGCCATAAGAttgctaaatagccagactgctagTCAATTAATAGTACCCAAACTAACTGCACTGactctatcttgcactgaccctacgcacactcactagactatatatacaaaccatatacacactcactcacacacacactacattgacaAGCCCACACAAAGCtcacaaacattcacatacactacatacgcacacacacacacataacacacacatgcagaccaacacaacacaaacacacatccatacacattacacacacacactcacttttaTCATATGCCGCTACTCTGTTCtatattttactcttattattatctatcctgatgcgtagtcactttaccctgcattCATGtgcatacagtatctacctcaaataccttgtacattgatctagtactggtactcaCTGTATCTCCATtcctgtgtattttattttattcctcttgtgttactatttcattTTCATctttaaactctgcattgttgggaagggctcgtaagcaagcaattcacggtaaagtctacaccagttgtattcggcgcttttgatttgatttgattgaagttgatttaacgagtgacatcaataagggatcatagctttcacctggattcacctggtcagtctagtatgtcatggaaagagcatgttttgtacgctcagtgtattTCCTTAAAGAAGCCTACATCATGTAGCATAAAGCATAAAACACACAACCAAATGCAATACAATgggagtgtgtgcatgcgtgcttgtgtgcgtgcaagcatgtgtttgtgtgtgtgtgtgtgcgtgtgggcatacatgtgcttgcgtgtgtgtgcttgtgcaagCTTACAACTGTTTAAGTGTAAGTGACAACATCCCACACCCCCACTATGAAACCTGACAGGCCACCACCTTGGGTTATAATGATTTGCGCAACGTACCACAAACCCCAAAACCCTAAACTATAAGTACATCTATGCTTGTAAACTATAATGTTAAAGTACATATATGCTTCAAAACTATAACTGTATGTAAAGTGCCTCTAAAAAGAACAGCTTTGCCTGTAGGTTTTTCTTCTTCTTATATAACTGTGATGGGCTCCAGTGATTCGCTAAGGGGCTCTATATTGCTGTAGATCAGTGATGCTGTAGGCCTACTGTTGTGCTGCCCAAAATGTTCCTTCCCCATCCCCTCTGCTtcccatggacacacacacacacacatgcagctgCATGATGACCTAGTCTCTCATTCATCACTCCTGCCACAGACCCCTTGgctaatggtgctttcaagacaactgggaactctgaaaaaaaacgaggtcaaatcatgatgtcagCGATCtacaggtcggaaagtcggagctctagaaagatgccagagtttgaatttgagagtggttaaatTTCTCCAGCCCATCCCTCATAtttttaccgaaacaggggcGAGAaaacattttgttattgtttcaagtgctgattgccactttaaatacttatatactgtatatatatacatatatatatatatctttttttttaaatcaaattctTTGTAGCCCCTGAAGTTACCTGCCATCTGATTTTGCAgttatttgtgtattttttttcttaaacTTATGGAATTCTGACAGGTCTAACCAGATTGGATGAGTTTAAGAATTATATTAATCAATCTaacaaaaacagacaaagaaaCATATTTCTGCACAAACACTGAACACATGTTAGTCTTGGCAAAAGAGCCAGCCCCACTTTATATCTGAAGGCTCCTggaataaaatgtataaaaagttaTCACATTTTTTGGTGGTCACACATAACCTAGAAAATTGTAATTCCAAGTCATAAGGGAAAGAGCTATTGCACATACTGATTGACCCATGCTAAATATCGGTGCTGTGGGCCTTCACTGAAGTTACAAACAACCATGATAAGCTATTGCACATTGCCCTGTCTGCATATTTCTTTTAAGTAAACATGCACAAGGTAAAATAACACGTGTTCTTTGTGCTACATTTGCATTTATAGATACAGAGAAAAAAGAGATCTAtactgtgttcaaaacaactgggaacttatacatctgcattgcttgctatttgggttttaggctgggtttctgtatagtaaattgtgacatctgctgatgtctCCGACTTTCGACTTCAGTACAttgaaaacaactgggaactcggaaaaaaacgaGCGActtgaaaaatagttttgaacggtcatccaactcggattCCAGGTAATGAACTGGGACCTCTTTCTAGTGCTCCGCCTTTCCGACCTGGGGATcattgacgtcatgatttgacacCGGTTTTTCCAGAATTCCCAGATGCCTTGAAAGCACCATGTGTAAGAAGCAGGAGCAGGCTGATCTGTGTGTGACATCACTGCGCACCACACCTCTCTTTTGGCTTATAAAGACAGACGGTTCACTGCTTCAAACACCAAATCTAGCCGAAGTGGTTGGTTGAGAAGGTGGATCTTAAGTACAACTGCAATCACCAATGATCATGGCACCCGCTGGAGCTAAGAGGGTAAGTGGCGACTTAATATGAATGAACGTCATTATAGCTGTATCCAAATGCATGCATGCAGTCTTTTGCAGAAGTGCTATGTATTGCTTCAACTATAGAGAAGTTCTTTGGTATAATGCGTAAGTTATTATAACTATAAAAATTCACACAAACGTGTTTGATGGAACAATTGTGACTTCTACTTTAACTATATTCTGTAACTTTGTTTTAGATAAGCGTTTCCCAAACACGGCCCTAGAAGTTTTGGTGGATGAGTTGATCATCTGAATCAACTGTGTATTACTAATTTGGGTAACACTGCTAAGTTTAAGGGTCCCTAATCCACTGAAGTTGAAATGTTAAAATGGATAAGGGTTGGGGTTTacggtagggacgtcccaagaatTCTTGATAGCACTGACCCTAGTTTACGGCTTGCTTATTTCATCCAAGGAGCTGTTATACGTGTATTAATTAAGCGTGCATATTTCATACTTGGAGAATGACCAACTAATTACGCAATGTTTGTGCAGAACATTCTGGAGCGCCTGGATGCAGGCGAAATTGTCATCGGGGATGGGGGCTTCGTCTTCGCCCTGGAGAAGAGGGGATACGTGAAGGCGGGTCCCTGGACTCCTGAGGCCGCCGCAGAGCATCCTGAGGCTGGTAAAATGAGCGCACGTATCTAATCGCTTGGCTACCTGGCCTGGACCATGCATCAGTCATAATACATAGCAGTTCGCGCAGCCTCTCGCCTACAACTTGTCCACCAGACGCACACTGTAAAGTAGTTAGTTCCGCTAACATCTTTGTGGAAATACTGTTATATTTTTAAGTTGTAAAAAGTTTTTTTGGTCTTATGAACTTTATGTATTCTGAGCTATAACGATTGAAGTTACTTGAACATTAATTTGTTGTAGTGAACACAGTGGCCATAAAAAAGGTTAGTACTTTAAGATGTTTTTCTAGTGTAAGTAGTTCTGATTACTCATTTTCAGTGGTTTCTTAATGTTTAGCCTAACATTGTTTTATGCATTTGAAGACTTTCCACTTGAACCCCCCTTGCCAGGCATTCTTGGGGACCGTGCTCATTTCTCGAACAGTATCTAGTGGTAGCGCTGTAAGCATTACACGATGCTGCATTAGGTTCTGTTATGACGAGTGGGGCACATTACCTTGTTGATGGTGGGAATGGGTTGTCTCATTATTGAATGTCAGTGTTCACGACGGTTTTGATATTGTTCATTATCAATTACACATCATAGCACAACAAACTGCTTAATGCTATTTTAGAAATGCGTTTCCTTATTAACACTTAAACAATGAATGCATATTGAAATGTTGAATTACCCCATATCCCCCCAAAACAGAGCCATGTGGCAATAAATATTCTTAACATGCAAAAAAGTATAACTATTACAGCACAACATATGTCATTGTTTTACGGATATCAATCTCTGGTTACTTTATTTTAAGTAAAGACAAACAATCCAATCAAGTAAGAACAAGTTATTTTATGAATGTTGGACTGACTGTAAAATATTGAATAATCATAACTTGTGAACTCTACTTTAGATTATCAGAACACAAGTAAATGGTTATTTACTCTGTAACCTAATTTGTTAACAGTACTCAAACATTAAGTGATAAATCATGAGTTGGTACCACTTTTATGCTTAGTTCTACTGACTGTTGGAGTAGACACTACTAGTTACTTTTTACAGTGCACGTTTTAACCAGACGAGGCTGAGGGCATTAAGTCGAAGTTGTAAATACATAGCCAAAAGCCATTTGCTCTTACTTCCAGTGCGACAGCTGCACCGTGAGTTCCTGCGGGCGGGGTCAAATGTCATGCAGACCTTCACCTTCTACGCCAGCGACGATAAGCTGGAGAACAGGGGTAATGCTCAGCGCTTCACAGTGAGTATTTGTCTGCTCTGTTGGGAAAGCTCAGGGGGGAATGAATAAGCATGCCAGACCCATGCTACTGTAATTAACTTTTAGCCAAGCATTTCTAAGCAAGATTGACCAATGACTGAAAGAGCTTATTGTCAcgtctgtctgaagaatgggaccaaagcgcagcatgtgtatcgttccacattttattataactgtgaaactatgcaagacatacaaaacaacaaaccgtgacgaagaggtgcaacatagacttactcaaaataatctcccaccaaacctagtgggaaaaccaacaacttaaatatgatccccaattagagacaacgatgaccagctgcctctaattggagatcatcccaaaaaacaacaacatagaaatacagaaactagaaccccacatagaaatacagaaactagacaaaacccccaacatagaaaaaagaaactagaaccaacatataaataaactacacaaaaccccctgtcatgccctgacctactctaccatagaaaataaaagctttctatgttCAGAACGTGACACTTATATAAATTAATCTACCTGTAAATCAGTTTACTATACGTTTCTCAATGCCTGTTCTGTTCAGCTCCACTTTATTTCCCAATGTGGTGTTTAGCCTACTTGGCAGGTTTCACAAtggtgatataaaatatattgtacTGTACCTCAAACTACATCAATAAGGTTGTACACTAATCAATGGCTGCTTTGACACCAGGGTGCGCAAATCAACGAGGCTGCCTGTGACCTGGCCAGAGAGGTGGCCAATGAGGGTGACGCGATGGTGGCAGGTGGGGTCTCCCAGACCCCCTCTTACCTGAGCTGCAAGAGCGAGGCCGAGGTCAAGGGTATCTTCAAGAGGCAGCTCAATGTCTTTGTCAAGAAGAATGTGGATTTCATGATTGCAGAGGTAGGAATGTGATGTTGTACATGCGTATAGCACATTTTCTTATACACAACATACTGATACTGTACGTCTCATTTTGACCTGACCGTTTCTATGTTCAATGGATCCTCACTTGGACAATGCTGGTTTCTGTCACcccatctgtgtgtttgtgcagtaCTTTGAGCATGTGGAGGAGGCAGAGTGGGCTGTGCAGGTGCTGAAAACTTCCGGGAAGCCAGTATGTGCCTCCTTGTGTATCGGCCTTGATGGAGACCTCAACGGCATCAGCCCTGGGGATTGTGCTGTCAGGCTGGTCAAAGCTGGTATGGGACTTCATTTAACCATTAGATGTgtacacacgtttgttttactatccttgtggggaccaaaaaaTTGGAGGTTGAACACTATTtccttaaccctaattgtaagcctaaaatagccttttccttgtggggaccggcgGCATGTCcctccttgttttactatccttgtgaggacttctggtcccccacaaggatagtaaaaccaaaaacgGTGTCAATAGTCATATTGTCAAACTgtcatctcactctctctgcttATAGGAGCCAATATTGTTGGCATCAACTGCCACTTTGACCCCATGACCTGTGTGAAGACTGTGAAGCTGATGAAAGAGGGAGTGGAGAGGGCAGGGCTGAAGGCCCATTACATGGTGCAGCCTCTGGCCTACCACACGCCTGACTGCAACTGCCAGGGATTCATCGACCTGCCAGAATTCCCCTTCGGTACACCCGATAACATCGCAATCTCTCTCCTGCACCCTAGTTGTGTTCTTTTTCTAATTTTCTTCctttctttcctccctcctttcccccccTCAACTCCCTCTTTCTGACTACATTTCTCTCCCCTAGGTCTGGAGCCCAGGATTCTGACCAGGTGGGACATGCACAAGTACGCCAGAGAGGCCTTCAACGTTGGCATCCGTTTCATCGGTGGCTGCTGCGGCTTCGAGCCCTACCACATCAGGGCTGTGGCTGAGGAGCTGGCCACAGAGAGAGGCTTCCTGCCCGCTGCCTCCGTCAAGCACGGCAGCTGGGGTGCTGGCTTGGAGATGCACACCAAGCCCTGGGTCCGCGCCAGGTAACGAGACCGTATACACCACAAGGGTACAAATTAATAAGATACCAGGAACCACAAAGGGGTGCCAGTATATGACTCCAGTCCAAAATTGCAAGAGTTAAATTATTTAACTCTAATTGGTACTATGAAACACATGAGGTTACGTAGTACTGTAACATTTTAGTACCAGCTTATA is a window from the Salmo trutta chromosome 23, fSalTru1.1, whole genome shotgun sequence genome containing:
- the bhmt gene encoding betaine--homocysteine S-methyltransferase 1; translated protein: MIMAPAGAKRNILERLDAGEIVIGDGGFVFALEKRGYVKAGPWTPEAAAEHPEAVRQLHREFLRAGSNVMQTFTFYASDDKLENRGNAQRFTGAQINEAACDLAREVANEGDAMVAGGVSQTPSYLSCKSEAEVKGIFKRQLNVFVKKNVDFMIAEYFEHVEEAEWAVQVLKTSGKPVCASLCIGLDGDLNGISPGDCAVRLVKAGANIVGINCHFDPMTCVKTVKLMKEGVERAGLKAHYMVQPLAYHTPDCNCQGFIDLPEFPFGLEPRILTRWDMHKYAREAFNVGIRFIGGCCGFEPYHIRAVAEELATERGFLPAASVKHGSWGAGLEMHTKPWVRARARRDYWEKLKPASGRPKCPSMSTPDSWGVTKGHADLMQHKEATSMDELKPLFEKAKASH